A region from the Poecilia reticulata strain Guanapo linkage group LG12, Guppy_female_1.0+MT, whole genome shotgun sequence genome encodes:
- the ggt5b gene encoding gamma-glutamyltransferase 5, which produces MAKHKPWLTACCVLLIVICAVALVSLCIATLLGAGCSGGRFRHAAVSADSQLCSEIGKNMLLQGGSAVDGAIAALLCTSVVNPQSMGIGGGSIVVVRNKTGNVKVYNFRESTPQSFKPSLLKDCPTKFGLSAGSQWIGVPGELQGYDALHREYGKLSWAKLFEPTIKLAREGIPIPPYLARFMTHKIVKAHVETSSLCEVFCNKNKTILRMGDTLQFSKLAETLEIIAKEGVKAFYTGRIGLDLIQDIKDAGGTLTADDLKSYSVRVGSPWTVSLGNHKMHIAPPPSGGPLLAFILRIMKGFSFTPDSLVGEKKIQMYHHYIETAKFANGQKRNIRDPAYSSSKIADYLIDPSFVDRTARLISSNSTHDNSYYLNHKPLPDNFGTTHVSVIDADGLAVSATSTINQLFGGAIYSPRTGIILNNELADFCGRVDSIRGGEQPPSSMTPLILEKESGGILVMGGSGGSLITTSVALSLINRLWLGMSLQDAIAAPIIFVSSNNDVNFEPGFDQSVIKGLTCLGHKPGNWSFFLNVVNALEKEDGCIAAVSDSRKLGMSAGY; this is translated from the exons ATGGCCAAACATAAGCCCTGGCTGACGGCATGCTGCGTCCTCCTTATTGTGATTTGCGCTGTTGCTCTTGTGAGCCTGTGCATCGCCACGCTTCTTGGTGCGGGTTGCTCCGGCGGCAGATTCAGACATGCGGCTGTTTCGGCAGACTCGCAACTTTGCTCCGAGATCGGAAA GAACATGCTTCTCCAGGGCGGATCGGCAGTAGATGGCGCCATTGCAGCTCTCCTCTGCACATCTGTGGTCAACCCTCAGAGCATGGGAATAGGAGGAGGCTCCATTGTGgttgtcagaaataaaacag GCAATGTTAAAGTTTACAACTTCAGAGAGTCAACCCCCCAGTCATTCAAACCTTCTCTGTTAAAAGACTGTCCCACTAAATTCGGACTGTCCGCAG GTAGTCAGTGGATTGGCGTTCCCGGGGAGCTGCAGGGCTACGACGCCCTGCACAGAGAGTACGGGAAGTTGTCCTGGGCCAAACTGTTTGAGCCAACCATTAAACTGGCCAGGGAAGGAATCCCCATCCCTCCATACCTGGCTCGCTTTATGACCCACAAGATAGTGAAGGCGCATGTGGAAACGTCATCTCTGTG CGAAGTCTTTtgcaacaagaacaaaacaatccTGAGAATGGGCGACACCCTGCAGTTTTCTAAACTTGCAGAAACCTTGGAAATCATTGCAAAGGAAGGAGTAAAAGCCTTTTACACTGGCAGGATTGGACTTGACTTAATCCAAGACATAAAAGACGCAG GTGGTACATTAACAGCGGACGATCTGAAGTCTTACAGTGTGCGGGTTGGCAGTCCATGGACAGTTTCTCTGGGGAATCATAAGATGCACATCGCTCCGCCGCCTTCCGGGGGGCCGCTTCTGGCTTTCATTCTCAGAATCATGAAAG GGTTCTCGTTTACGCCAGACTCTCTGGTTggtgaaaagaaaattcagatGTACCATCATTACATAGAGACAGCTAAATTTGCTAACGGACAAAAGAGGAACATTCGAGATCCTGCCTACAGTAGCAGCAAG ATTGCTGATTACTTAATTGATCCTTCGTTCGTTGATCGCACAGCGAGGCTGATATCCTCGAATAGCACACATGATAACTCCTATTATCTCAACCACAAGCCTTTGCCTGATAACTTTGGAACGACTCACGTTTCTGTCATTGATGCGGACGGACTCGCAGTCTCTGCCACCAGCACCATAAACCAGCT GTTTGGAGGAGCCATCTACTCTCCACGAACGGGGATCATCCTCAACAACGAGCTTGCTGACTTTTGTGGGAGAGTAGATTCAATAAGGGGag GTGAACAGCCGCCGTCCTCGATGACTCCTCTTATACTGGAGAAAGAATCTGGAGGCATCCTTGTGATGGGAGGGTCAGGAGGAAGTCTCATCACCACATCAGTGGCCTTG tCTCTAATAAACCGCCTGTGGCTGGGGATGAGCTTACAAGACGCCATTGCTGCTCCTATAATCTTCGTCAGTTCAAACAACGATGTGAATTTTGAACCAGGATTCGATCAG TCCGTCATAAAAGGCCTTACGTGTCTTGGACACAAACCTGGGAACTGGTCgttctttttaaatgtggtCAACGCCTTGGAGAAGGAGGACGGCTGCATAGCGGCAGTGTCAGACAGCAGGAAGCTGGGAATGTCAGCTGGATACTGA